The proteins below are encoded in one region of Pseudonocardia sp. DSM 110487:
- a CDS encoding GAF and ANTAR domain-containing protein, which yields MTEGPERDDTAAELAALLLSTESFDDLLRGVAELSVQLVAGASTASITLAERGRVITVATADPLATQIDAHQYERGTGPCLEALRTASVVHVADVRRERRWGGFDTVMLSHNMTSVLAVPLMVRDGAVGVLNLYSRATTGFEERDQQLARVLAAHAAVALTAALRTYDQVSLTDNLRIALSSRSVIDQAIGIVMGREQCSADQAFDVLRKVSQQRNTKLRHVAAELVMAVARTTER from the coding sequence ATGACAGAAGGTCCAGAGCGGGACGACACCGCGGCGGAGCTCGCGGCGCTGCTGCTGTCCACGGAGTCGTTCGACGACCTGCTGCGCGGTGTGGCGGAACTCTCGGTCCAGCTCGTGGCCGGAGCGTCGACGGCGAGCATCACGCTTGCCGAACGGGGCCGGGTGATCACCGTGGCCACCGCCGACCCGCTCGCCACGCAGATCGACGCACACCAGTACGAGCGGGGCACCGGCCCGTGCCTGGAAGCACTCCGCACCGCCTCCGTCGTGCACGTCGCCGACGTGCGCCGCGAGCGGCGGTGGGGCGGGTTCGACACGGTCATGCTGAGCCACAACATGACGAGCGTGCTCGCCGTCCCGCTGATGGTCCGCGACGGCGCGGTGGGCGTGCTCAACCTCTACTCCCGGGCCACCACCGGCTTCGAGGAGCGCGACCAGCAGCTCGCGCGGGTCCTCGCCGCCCATGCCGCGGTCGCGCTGACCGCGGCCCTGCGCACATACGACCAAGTCAGCCTCACCGACAACCTCCGCATCGCGCTGTCGTCCCGCTCGGTGATCGACCAGGCGATCGGCATCGTGATGGGCCGGGAGCAGTGCTCGGCCGACCAGGCGTTCGACGTCCTGCGCAAGGTGTCGCAGCAG
- a CDS encoding STAS domain-containing protein: MSTEWSSGTGSALLHRERAPVDLSELVPSPRRESRIPDRDEPLDVRLHAPTPDTVIVRVIGPLEAHSCATLAIRVRQQLHRAPDVILDLSSVTWMDLQVATVLRALHAMAVDCGTHLHIAAENDRVLEGLRRIDLGERVVPGTADAVLACIAPRNG; the protein is encoded by the coding sequence ATGAGCACCGAATGGAGTTCCGGCACGGGCAGCGCGCTGCTGCATCGGGAGCGCGCCCCGGTGGACCTGTCGGAGCTCGTGCCCTCCCCGCGGAGGGAGAGCCGCATCCCGGATCGGGACGAGCCGCTCGACGTGCGGCTGCACGCGCCGACACCCGACACCGTGATCGTGCGCGTCATCGGCCCGCTCGAGGCACACAGCTGCGCGACGCTGGCCATCCGGGTCCGCCAGCAGCTGCACCGGGCGCCGGACGTCATCCTCGACCTGTCCTCGGTGACCTGGATGGACCTGCAGGTGGCGACCGTGCTGCGGGCCCTGCACGCCATGGCCGTCGACTGTGGCACCCACCTGCACATCGCCGCCGAGAACGACCGGGTCCTCGAAGGGCTCCGGCGGATCGATCTGGGCGAGCGCGTCGTTCCCGGCACGGCCGACGCGGTTCTCGCGTGCATCGCGCCCCGTAACGGTTGA
- a CDS encoding GAF and ANTAR domain-containing protein: MGPETAGVDIGVELAALVVATSSLDELLVGIAELAAGAVAAAVSASVALTAPAWSGHAIAVDERAARLEAVQRRHGAGPGTDALRAGNAIEVGDLRTERRWPAFASAAVGAGVHAVRAVPMRVRDGAPIGVLTVYGTAPAAFDPPGRGLADRIAGFATVAVTGTMRSYDDTTLSARLRQALVSRSAIDQAIGIVMAEQGCPAEKALTVLRMAAKNRRATLQAVAAEVVARTEEPALSRP; the protein is encoded by the coding sequence GTGGGGCCGGAGACTGCGGGGGTGGACATCGGCGTCGAGCTGGCGGCACTGGTGGTGGCGACGTCGTCGCTCGACGAGCTCCTCGTGGGGATCGCCGAGCTCGCGGCAGGGGCGGTGGCGGCCGCCGTGTCCGCGAGCGTGGCGCTCACGGCACCCGCGTGGAGCGGGCACGCGATCGCGGTCGACGAGCGCGCCGCCCGGCTCGAGGCCGTGCAACGGCGGCACGGCGCGGGTCCCGGGACGGACGCCTTACGGGCCGGGAACGCGATCGAGGTGGGCGACCTGCGGACCGAGCGGCGCTGGCCCGCGTTCGCCAGTGCCGCCGTCGGTGCCGGCGTGCACGCGGTCCGCGCCGTCCCGATGCGCGTCCGCGACGGTGCCCCGATCGGCGTCCTCACCGTCTACGGGACCGCCCCGGCCGCGTTCGACCCGCCGGGCCGCGGGCTCGCCGACCGGATCGCCGGCTTCGCCACGGTGGCCGTCACGGGGACGATGCGCAGCTACGACGACACCACGCTGTCCGCGCGCCTGCGCCAGGCGCTGGTCTCCCGATCCGCGATCGACCAGGCGATCGGCATCGTCATGGCCGAGCAGGGGTGCCCGGCGGAGAAGGCCCTCACGGTCCTGCGCATGGCGGCGAAGAACCGCCGCGCGACGCTGCAGGCGGTCGCCGCCGAGGTCGTCGCCCGCACCGAGGAACCCGCGCTGAGCCGGCCTTGA
- a CDS encoding carboxymuconolactone decarboxylase family protein produces MEARIDYYANPVAAKFARYINSAGKVVGDSTLPPAVQELVKIRASQINGCALCLDMHTKDAAHAGETPVRLNMIAAWREATVFTDAERAALALTEEGTRIADDAGGVSDDTWELARKHFDDDQLAALVSLVALINAYNRMNAITRMPAGDYEPGKWG; encoded by the coding sequence ATGGAAGCCCGCATCGACTACTACGCCAACCCCGTTGCCGCGAAGTTCGCTCGCTACATCAACTCGGCCGGGAAGGTCGTCGGCGACTCGACCCTGCCGCCCGCCGTACAGGAGCTGGTGAAGATCCGCGCCAGCCAGATCAACGGCTGCGCCCTCTGCCTCGACATGCACACCAAGGACGCCGCCCACGCCGGTGAGACGCCGGTGCGGCTCAACATGATCGCCGCCTGGCGCGAGGCGACCGTCTTCACCGACGCCGAGCGGGCAGCGCTCGCCCTCACCGAGGAGGGCACCCGCATCGCCGACGACGCGGGCGGGGTGAGCGACGACACCTGGGAGCTGGCCCGCAAGCACTTCGACGACGATCAGCTCGCCGCCCTCGTCTCCCTCGTCGCGCTCATCAACGCCTACAACCGCATGAACGCGATCACCCGGATGCCCGCGGGGGACTACGAGCCCGGCAAGTGGGGCTGA
- a CDS encoding ABC transporter ATP-binding protein, protein MTALRIENLHKTYVDGYTGDEVTAIGDVSFDVAEGEFVSVLGPSGCGKTTVLNIVAGFVEQTGGTVTVAGQPVSGPGPDRGVVFQNHALFPWKTVQGNVTFGLRMRGVAKAEREATAAEYLRLVGLAGSEHRYPHELSGGMQQRLGVARVLANEPAVMLMDEPFASIDAQTRRRLQEDLTRIFQERRPTVFFVTHDVDEAVFLSDRVVVLTGRPSRVHEIVTVDLPRPRAWRTTGELARFRAIRNRITDLLAGDEAHAVADTA, encoded by the coding sequence ATGACGGCACTCCGGATCGAGAACCTCCACAAGACCTACGTCGACGGCTACACCGGCGACGAGGTCACCGCGATCGGCGACGTGTCGTTCGACGTCGCCGAGGGCGAGTTCGTCTCCGTCCTCGGCCCGAGCGGGTGCGGCAAGACGACGGTGCTCAACATCGTGGCGGGCTTCGTCGAGCAGACCGGCGGCACGGTCACCGTCGCCGGACAGCCGGTGAGCGGCCCAGGACCCGACCGCGGCGTCGTCTTCCAGAACCACGCGCTGTTCCCGTGGAAGACCGTGCAGGGCAACGTCACGTTCGGGCTGCGCATGCGCGGCGTCGCGAAGGCGGAGCGGGAGGCGACCGCGGCGGAGTACCTGCGGCTCGTCGGCCTCGCCGGGTCCGAACACCGGTACCCGCACGAACTGTCCGGCGGCATGCAGCAGCGGCTCGGGGTGGCCCGCGTGCTCGCGAACGAGCCCGCCGTGATGCTCATGGACGAGCCGTTCGCGAGCATCGACGCCCAGACCCGCCGCAGGTTGCAGGAGGACCTCACCCGCATCTTCCAGGAGCGGCGGCCCACCGTCTTCTTCGTGACCCACGACGTGGATGAGGCGGTGTTCCTGTCCGACCGGGTCGTCGTGCTCACCGGACGGCCCAGCCGGGTGCACGAGATCGTCACGGTCGACCTGCCGCGCCCGCGGGCATGGCGCACCACCGGCGAGCTGGCGCGGTTCCGCGCCATCCGCAACCGGATCACCGACCTGCTCGCGGGGGACGAGGCCCATGCCGTCGCCGACACTGCGTAG
- a CDS encoding ABC transporter permease: MTAVWRTLARRPIVRTLGPFVPVVALWWLIARLQVFPPAFFVGPDVVLAELGGLLERGILPGYLSDSLTRLWYGVLFGLLIGLPLGFVVGMSRLARRLTWPLLLFFQAIADIAWLPIVIVWFGFSLTAVTFVIVYTIVFPLVLSIVAGIEQVPRELVRAARSLGAGRFQVFVEVIVPGSLPSVASGVRTGLGYGWRALVAAEIIVGTSGIGFMMFDARRVGDVAEVFLGMIVLGILWYALDALFLAPFERATVERWGLVRREAAR; encoded by the coding sequence ATGACGGCGGTGTGGCGCACGCTGGCCCGCCGGCCGATCGTGCGCACCCTCGGGCCGTTCGTGCCGGTGGTCGCGCTGTGGTGGCTGATCGCGCGGCTACAGGTCTTCCCGCCTGCGTTCTTCGTCGGACCGGACGTCGTGCTCGCCGAGCTCGGCGGCCTGCTGGAGCGCGGCATCCTGCCCGGGTACCTGTCCGACTCGCTCACCCGGCTCTGGTACGGCGTGCTGTTCGGCCTGCTGATCGGGCTGCCGCTCGGATTCGTGGTCGGGATGTCGAGGCTCGCGCGGCGGCTGACGTGGCCGTTGCTGCTGTTCTTCCAGGCCATCGCGGACATCGCGTGGCTGCCGATCGTCATCGTCTGGTTCGGGTTCAGCCTCACCGCGGTGACGTTCGTGATCGTCTACACGATCGTCTTCCCGCTCGTGCTCAGCATCGTGGCCGGGATCGAGCAGGTGCCACGGGAGCTCGTGCGGGCGGCCCGCAGCCTTGGCGCGGGCCGGTTCCAGGTGTTCGTCGAGGTGATCGTGCCGGGCTCGCTGCCGTCGGTGGCCAGCGGCGTTCGTACAGGGCTCGGCTACGGCTGGCGGGCGCTGGTCGCCGCCGAGATCATCGTCGGGACCAGCGGGATCGGGTTCATGATGTTCGACGCCCGCCGCGTCGGGGACGTCGCCGAGGTCTTCCTCGGGATGATCGTGCTGGGCATCCTGTGGTACGCGCTCGACGCGCTGTTCCTCGCGCCGTTCGAACGCGCCACGGTGGAACGCTGGGGACTGGTCCGTCGGGAGGCGGCGAGATGA
- a CDS encoding ABC transporter permease produces the protein MSAPRASRARSVLWFLAPFAALIGVWAAVVAATGVPMRIFPQVTDVARALAGMTASGELFDHLAASLRRVLIGAALAVCTALPFGVALGASPRLSAFFAPLLRFSVALAGIAWIPIATLWLGYGDGAVIFIVWNAMFFALAYNTLLGVRRIPLPLLRAARSMGTGRVRMFWEVLLPGALPSVVTGLRVGLGYGWRGLVAAEIIATSAGLGYALFLAQKTFSTDVIIASMVIIGVLWLAMDRLLLAPLERRTVQRWGMTEAPS, from the coding sequence GTGAGCGCTCCCCGGGCGTCGCGGGCGCGGTCGGTGCTCTGGTTCCTCGCCCCGTTCGCCGCGCTCATCGGCGTCTGGGCCGCGGTGGTGGCGGCCACCGGCGTGCCGATGCGGATCTTCCCGCAGGTCACCGACGTCGCGCGGGCACTGGCCGGGATGACGGCCAGCGGCGAGCTGTTCGACCACCTCGCCGCAAGCCTGCGCCGGGTGCTGATCGGCGCGGCGCTCGCCGTCTGCACGGCGCTCCCCTTCGGCGTGGCGCTCGGGGCGAGCCCGCGGCTGTCGGCGTTCTTCGCGCCGCTGCTGCGGTTCTCCGTTGCGCTCGCCGGCATCGCGTGGATCCCCATCGCGACGCTGTGGCTCGGCTACGGCGACGGTGCGGTGATCTTCATCGTATGGAACGCGATGTTCTTCGCGCTGGCCTACAACACGCTGCTCGGCGTGCGCCGCATCCCGCTCCCGCTGCTGCGCGCCGCGCGCAGCATGGGCACCGGACGGGTGCGCATGTTCTGGGAGGTCCTGCTTCCCGGGGCGCTGCCGAGCGTGGTGACCGGCCTGCGCGTCGGGCTCGGCTACGGCTGGCGCGGGCTGGTCGCCGCGGAGATCATCGCGACGAGCGCGGGCCTCGGCTACGCCCTGTTCCTCGCGCAGAAGACCTTCTCGACCGACGTCATCATCGCCTCGATGGTGATCATCGGCGTGCTGTGGCTCGCCATGGACCGGCTGCTGCTCGCCCCGCTGGAGCGGCGCACGGTGCAGCGCTGGGGCATGACGGAGGCACCGTCATGA
- a CDS encoding ABC transporter substrate-binding protein has translation MNHLSTRRVAALAGGPLVVLLAACGGGSTVDDDASGGAAPQLVTVDAGYVSAVDQIGLPVALEIGAFEEQGLDVRLAQPFPTGVDSLNALQAGEVDFIQVGTPAIGAAQRGLDVVLLGNYSGSASQRAIDDTMAVVARPGSGISGADLSTLRGKRVGVSVGSINHLYLIGLLQGLHIPVSDVEIVNTAPPDMPVALQTSGIDAAIGWDPWPITIRQQVQGSEEIVRGGGYIPYVGYIVAMREFVEQNPDIVQRFLTARAAADRWMRDNPDQAAEAATRWLPGTEPAVAQEAMQYNVAQLDPRFSACNYAALDTVAQMLAEQGVTQPGFTVGDRFLPGPITTVMTERPELFDDLPPIPDAARVDAGFAYDRDAALAACPAT, from the coding sequence ATGAACCACCTGAGCACACGCCGCGTCGCCGCACTGGCGGGCGGGCCCCTCGTGGTCCTGCTCGCCGCGTGCGGTGGCGGCTCCACGGTCGACGACGATGCGAGCGGCGGTGCGGCCCCGCAGCTCGTCACGGTCGACGCGGGCTACGTCTCGGCCGTCGACCAGATCGGGCTGCCGGTCGCGCTGGAGATCGGCGCGTTCGAGGAGCAGGGACTCGATGTGCGGCTCGCGCAGCCGTTCCCGACGGGGGTCGACTCACTCAACGCGCTGCAGGCGGGCGAGGTCGACTTCATCCAAGTCGGCACACCCGCGATCGGCGCGGCGCAGCGCGGGCTCGACGTCGTCCTGCTCGGCAACTACTCCGGCTCGGCGAGCCAGCGGGCGATCGACGACACGATGGCCGTCGTCGCGCGGCCCGGCTCGGGCATCAGCGGCGCCGACCTCAGCACGCTGCGGGGCAAGCGCGTCGGGGTGTCGGTCGGCTCGATCAACCACCTCTACCTGATCGGCCTGCTGCAGGGGCTGCACATCCCGGTGAGCGACGTGGAGATCGTCAACACGGCGCCACCGGACATGCCGGTGGCGTTGCAGACGTCCGGCATCGACGCCGCGATCGGGTGGGACCCGTGGCCGATCACCATCCGGCAGCAGGTGCAGGGCAGCGAGGAGATCGTGCGCGGCGGGGGCTACATCCCCTACGTCGGCTACATCGTGGCGATGCGTGAGTTCGTCGAGCAGAACCCCGACATCGTCCAGCGGTTCCTCACAGCGAGGGCCGCCGCCGACCGGTGGATGCGCGACAACCCCGACCAGGCGGCGGAGGCGGCCACGCGCTGGCTGCCGGGCACCGAGCCGGCCGTGGCCCAGGAGGCGATGCAGTACAACGTGGCTCAGCTCGACCCGCGGTTCTCCGCCTGCAACTACGCGGCGCTCGACACCGTGGCGCAGATGCTGGCCGAGCAGGGCGTCACGCAGCCAGGGTTCACCGTCGGCGACCGGTTCCTGCCCGGCCCGATCACCACCGTGATGACCGAGCGGCCCGAGCTGTTCGACGACCTCCCGCCGATCCCGGACGCGGCCCGCGTCGACGCGGGCTTCGCCTACGACCGCGACGCCGCTCTGGCGGCGTGCCCGGCGACGTGA
- a CDS encoding SDR family oxidoreductase, giving the protein MAPTSPFALDGRLAMVTGAGSGIGRAIAVGLAAAGADLLLLSERDNLGPVADEAKAVGATVATEVLDLADRPARRAAAERLLDAHAVDILVNNAGLIRRAPAAEFSDEDWYGVIEVNLHAAFELCRAAGRRMVARGSGKIVNLASMLSFQGGLLVPSYTASKHALAGLTRALANEWAPHGVNVNAVAPGYVATATTAALRGDPTRSAEILARIPAGRWAEPEDVAGSVVFLASPAADYVHGHVLAVDGGWLAR; this is encoded by the coding sequence GTGGCCCCCACCTCCCCCTTCGCCCTTGACGGCCGGCTGGCGATGGTCACCGGCGCGGGGTCCGGGATCGGTCGCGCGATCGCAGTCGGGCTCGCCGCGGCGGGCGCGGACCTGCTCCTGCTGTCCGAGCGCGACAACCTTGGCCCGGTCGCCGACGAGGCGAAGGCCGTGGGCGCGACGGTCGCCACCGAGGTGCTGGACCTCGCCGACCGGCCCGCCCGCCGCGCCGCCGCGGAACGCCTGCTCGACGCCCACGCCGTCGACATCCTGGTCAACAACGCCGGCCTGATCCGTCGGGCTCCGGCCGCCGAGTTCAGCGACGAGGACTGGTACGGGGTCATCGAGGTCAACCTGCACGCCGCGTTCGAGCTCTGCAGGGCCGCGGGGCGGCGGATGGTCGCCCGCGGCTCCGGGAAGATCGTCAACCTCGCGTCGATGCTGAGCTTCCAGGGCGGGCTCCTCGTGCCCTCCTACACGGCGAGCAAACATGCGCTCGCCGGGCTCACCCGCGCACTGGCCAACGAGTGGGCGCCCCACGGCGTCAACGTCAACGCGGTCGCCCCCGGCTACGTCGCCACCGCCACCACCGCGGCACTGCGCGGCGACCCCACCCGCAGCGCCGAGATCCTCGCCCGCATCCCGGCAGGCCGCTGGGCCGAGCCCGAGGACGTCGCGGGGTCCGTGGTCTTCCTCGCCTCGCCCGCTGCCGACTACGTCCACGGCCACGTCCTCGCGGTCGATGGGGGTTGGCTCGCCCGCTGA
- a CDS encoding LysR family transcriptional regulator, producing the protein MRLEWLVSFLAVVDTGSFVAAAEATHRSQPRISMHVAALERGVGIPLFNRRKRPVELTEAGKALADHARAILHEVEATEASMAAWRGGARGVVTLGSHPSASAAFVPHVLREAARTSPDVRVVLVERSTLELDEALAAGELDLCIRPVSPAPARASVRWHVLWAEPLVALHPPGHPLSELPDPLPVAEVAAHPLLSIGRLDAPETGEFESYQRFRECGYELEPVQATNQPQTLMSLVRHGLGVGVTNSLAARVADTSGVCVRRLEGGAGRRVAVHWDSARHLTAAARTLLQQIVAQPRPDGTEPASDPGSE; encoded by the coding sequence ATGCGGCTGGAGTGGCTGGTCTCGTTCCTCGCCGTCGTCGACACGGGCAGCTTCGTAGCCGCCGCCGAGGCCACCCACCGCTCCCAACCCCGCATCAGCATGCACGTCGCCGCCCTGGAGCGCGGGGTGGGCATCCCCCTGTTCAACCGGCGCAAGCGGCCCGTCGAGCTCACGGAGGCGGGCAAGGCGCTCGCCGACCACGCCCGCGCAATCCTCCACGAGGTCGAGGCCACCGAGGCCTCGATGGCCGCGTGGCGCGGCGGCGCCCGCGGGGTCGTCACGCTCGGGAGCCATCCCAGCGCCAGCGCCGCGTTCGTGCCGCACGTTCTGCGCGAGGCGGCGCGCACCAGCCCGGACGTGCGTGTGGTGCTGGTCGAGCGCTCCACGCTCGAGCTCGACGAGGCGCTCGCCGCCGGCGAGCTGGACCTGTGCATCCGGCCGGTGAGCCCGGCGCCTGCCAGGGCGAGCGTGCGCTGGCACGTCCTGTGGGCCGAGCCCCTCGTCGCTCTGCACCCGCCCGGCCACCCCCTCTCCGAACTGCCCGATCCGCTGCCGGTTGCGGAGGTCGCCGCGCACCCCCTGCTGTCCATCGGCAGGCTCGACGCGCCCGAGACCGGCGAGTTCGAGTCCTACCAGCGCTTCCGCGAGTGCGGGTACGAGCTGGAGCCGGTGCAGGCGACCAACCAGCCGCAGACGCTCATGTCGCTGGTCCGCCACGGCCTCGGCGTCGGCGTCACCAACTCGCTCGCGGCGCGGGTCGCCGACACGTCCGGCGTCTGCGTGCGCAGGCTGGAGGGCGGGGCGGGCCGCCGCGTGGCCGTCCACTGGGACTCCGCGCGCCACCTCACCGCCGCGGCCCGCACGCTGCTGCAGCAGATCGTCGCGCAGCCCCGCCCCGACGGCACCGAGCCGGCGTCAGATCCGGGATCCGAATAG
- a CDS encoding 2,4'-dihydroxyacetophenone dioxygenase family protein, producing the protein MTEHAPDFLVQSADMPWVPQGSNNVWFKPIRINLEKGTWVNLLKVARSGVVNRHRHLAEVEGWVLQGRWHYIEHDWQAAPGAYVYEPPGDVHTLVADVEDEEHPMLTLFSIHGPIEYMDADGNLAYVETAETKLKRYTDYCKEAGIEPADIVF; encoded by the coding sequence ATGACCGAGCACGCGCCCGACTTCCTCGTGCAGAGCGCCGACATGCCCTGGGTTCCGCAGGGTTCGAACAACGTCTGGTTCAAGCCGATCCGGATCAACCTGGAGAAGGGCACCTGGGTCAACCTGCTCAAGGTGGCCAGGAGCGGCGTCGTGAACCGGCACCGCCACCTCGCCGAGGTCGAGGGCTGGGTGCTGCAGGGCAGGTGGCACTACATCGAGCACGACTGGCAGGCCGCGCCCGGCGCCTACGTCTACGAGCCGCCCGGTGACGTCCACACCTTGGTCGCCGACGTCGAGGACGAGGAGCACCCGATGCTCACCCTGTTCTCGATCCACGGCCCGATCGAGTACATGGACGCCGACGGCAACCTCGCCTACGTCGAGACGGCCGAGACGAAGCTGAAGCGCTACACCGACTACTGCAAAGAGGCCGGGATCGAGCCGGCGGACATCGTCTTCTAG
- a CDS encoding nuclear transport factor 2 family protein translates to MNTRETVDELLRRIAAGDPERIGQLFADEVDWKLDWPDGDYTQTVPWIRRRSTRADAAGNFREIAEHHVPGESDARVHAVLVDGTDAVVLGEVAHTAKPTGRPYVAAFALHLTVVDGLITRYHIYEDSLAVARAFDVV, encoded by the coding sequence GTGAACACGCGAGAGACGGTCGACGAGCTCCTGCGCCGGATCGCGGCCGGCGACCCGGAACGGATCGGGCAGCTGTTCGCCGACGAGGTGGACTGGAAGCTGGACTGGCCCGACGGCGACTACACGCAGACCGTGCCGTGGATCCGCCGACGGAGCACCAGGGCGGACGCGGCCGGCAACTTCCGGGAGATCGCCGAGCACCACGTGCCGGGGGAGAGCGACGCTCGCGTGCACGCGGTGCTCGTCGACGGGACGGACGCGGTGGTGCTGGGCGAGGTCGCCCACACGGCGAAGCCGACCGGCCGGCCGTACGTCGCGGCGTTCGCGCTCCACCTGACGGTCGTGGACGGCCTGATCACCCGCTACCACATCTACGAGGACAGCCTCGCCGTCGCGCGGGCGTTCGACGTGGTGTGA
- a CDS encoding NAD(P)/FAD-dependent oxidoreductase: protein METADAVVIGGGHNGLVAAAVLADAGWDVCLLEATDVLGGAVRSAELHPGFTADLFSAFYPLAAASPVLRALDLASCGLRWAHAPAVLAHPARPDGAPAAVLHRDRERTAAALGPRDGEAWLRLCVQWDAVGDTVVRSLFTAFPPVRGPLRLLRRIGTADALRLARFLTLPVRRMGEELFAGEPARLLLAGNAGHADIPPDAPGSGVFGWLLAMLGQHHGFPVPEGGAGQLAAALARRATAAGAQLRTGERVERIDVRGGRAVAVHCVTGRTVRVRRAVIADVAAPVLYRHLLPAAAVPARLRADLEHFAWDTPVVKVNWALREPIPWGNPGVAGAGTVHLGADERGLVRWAGDIESGTAPASPFMLFGQMTTADATRSPAGTESAWAYTHLPRDVADDGIADRLADRVDEVVEEFAPGFRERVLHRMVQRPADLQAADANLVHGAVGGGTMQLQQQLVFRPVPGLGRADTVVDGLYLGSASAHPGGGVHGVCGWLAARAALADHGPLGGLRRRVVSAALELIYRDSPSAR from the coding sequence ATGGAGACCGCCGACGCCGTCGTGATCGGGGGCGGGCACAACGGCCTCGTCGCGGCCGCCGTGCTGGCCGACGCAGGCTGGGACGTGTGCCTGCTGGAGGCCACCGACGTCCTCGGAGGCGCCGTCCGCTCGGCCGAACTGCACCCGGGGTTCACCGCCGACCTGTTCAGCGCGTTCTACCCACTCGCGGCCGCCTCACCGGTGCTGCGAGCGCTCGACCTCGCGAGCTGCGGGCTGCGCTGGGCCCACGCCCCGGCCGTCCTCGCCCATCCGGCGCGCCCCGACGGCGCCCCCGCGGCCGTCCTGCACCGGGACCGCGAGCGCACCGCCGCCGCGCTGGGGCCGCGCGACGGCGAGGCGTGGCTGCGGCTGTGCGTGCAGTGGGACGCGGTCGGCGACACGGTCGTGCGCTCGCTCTTCACCGCGTTCCCGCCGGTGCGCGGGCCGTTGCGGCTGCTGCGCCGCATCGGAACGGCGGACGCGCTGCGGCTGGCCCGGTTCCTCACCTTGCCGGTGCGGCGGATGGGGGAGGAGCTCTTCGCAGGCGAGCCCGCCCGGCTGCTGCTCGCGGGGAACGCGGGGCATGCCGACATCCCGCCGGACGCGCCGGGGAGCGGCGTGTTCGGGTGGCTGCTCGCCATGCTGGGCCAGCACCACGGCTTCCCGGTGCCGGAGGGAGGGGCGGGGCAGCTCGCCGCGGCGCTCGCCAGGCGGGCCACGGCGGCGGGCGCCCAGCTGCGCACGGGGGAGCGCGTCGAGCGGATCGACGTGCGGGGTGGGCGGGCTGTGGCCGTGCACTGCGTCACGGGCCGCACCGTGCGGGTCCGCCGCGCCGTGATCGCCGACGTCGCCGCGCCCGTGCTCTACCGCCACCTGCTCCCGGCGGCCGCGGTGCCTGCGCGGCTGCGCGCCGACCTCGAGCACTTCGCGTGGGACACCCCGGTCGTCAAGGTCAACTGGGCGCTGCGCGAGCCGATCCCGTGGGGCAACCCGGGGGTCGCGGGGGCCGGCACCGTGCACCTCGGCGCGGACGAGCGGGGCCTCGTGCGGTGGGCGGGCGACATCGAGTCGGGGACGGCGCCTGCCTCCCCGTTCATGCTCTTCGGGCAGATGACCACGGCCGACGCCACGCGGTCCCCGGCCGGAACCGAGAGCGCGTGGGCGTACACGCACCTCCCGCGCGACGTCGCCGACGACGGGATCGCCGACCGGCTGGCCGACCGGGTCGACGAGGTCGTCGAGGAGTTCGCCCCTGGCTTCCGGGAGCGGGTGCTGCACCGGATGGTCCAGCGGCCGGCGGACCTGCAGGCGGCTGATGCGAACCTCGTGCACGGCGCGGTGGGCGGCGGCACGATGCAGCTGCAGCAGCAGCTCGTGTTCCGGCCGGTGCCGGGGCTCGGCCGGGCGGACACGGTGGTCGACGGGTTGTACCTGGGCAGCGCGTCGGCGCATCCCGGCGGCGGCGTGCACGGCGTGTGCGGCTGGCTCGCGGCGCGTGCCGCGCTCGCCGACCATGGACCGCTCGGCGGGCTGCGCCGCCGCGTCGTGTCCGCGGCGCTGGAGCTGATCTACCGGGACTCGCCCTCCGCGAGGTAG